The following coding sequences lie in one Arabidopsis thaliana chromosome 3, partial sequence genomic window:
- the HCF107 gene encoding high chlorophyll fluorescent 107 (high chlorophyll fluorescent 107 (HCF107); FUNCTIONS IN: binding; INVOLVED IN: plastid organization, RNA processing, regulation of translation; LOCATED IN: chloroplast, plasma membrane, chloroplast envelope; EXPRESSED IN: 22 plant structures; EXPRESSED DURING: 13 growth stages; CONTAINS InterPro DOMAIN/s: RNA-processing protein, HAT helix (InterPro:IPR003107), Tetratricopeptide-like helical (InterPro:IPR011990), Tetratricopeptide repeat-containing (InterPro:IPR013026), Tetratricopeptide repeat (InterPro:IPR019734); BEST Arabidopsis thaliana protein match is: pre-mRNA splicing factor-related (TAIR:AT4G03430.1); Has 8355 Blast hits to 4834 proteins in 935 species: Archae - 387; Bacteria - 2714; Metazoa - 1907; Fungi - 1281; Plants - 751; Viruses - 0; Other Eukaryotes - 1315 (source: NCBI BLink).), which produces MHFFFVPNSSSSSPSPANTSSFSLSFLTPQIPENLCKSPTKIHIGTHGISGQSFLSHPTFSSKNTYLYAVVDRSSSGVFSPQKESANGEGEESNTEEGVLVVRRPLLENSDKESSEEEGKKYPARIDAGLSNIAKKMPIFEPERSESSSSSSAAAAARAQERPLAVNLDLSLYKAKVLARNFRYKDAEKILEKCIAYWPEDGRPYVALGKILSKQSKLAEARILYEKGCQSTQGENSYIWQCWAVLENRLGNVRRARELFDAATVADKKHVAAWHGWANLEIKQGNISKARNLLAKGLKFCGRNEYIYQTLALLEAKAGRYEQARYLFKQATICNSRSCASWLAWAQLEIQQERYPAARKLFEKAVQASPKNRFAWHVWGVFEAGVGNVERGRKLLKIGHALNPRDPVLLQSLGLLEYKHSSANLARALLRRASELDPRHQPVWIAWGWMEWKEGNTTTARELYQRALSIDANTESASRCLQAWGVLEQRAGNLSAARRLFRSSLNINSQSYVTWMTWAQLEEDQGDTERAEEIRNLYFQQRTEVVDDASWVTGFLDIIDPALDTVKRLLNFGQNNDNNRLTTTLRNMNRTKDSQSNQQPESSAGREDIETGSGFNLDVFLRSKLSLDPLKLDVNLDSKRLERFTRGRINGA; this is translated from the exons ATGCACTTCTTCTTCGTGCCGaattcttcgtcttcatctccttctccgGCCAATACTTCTTCATTCTCGCTATCGTTTCTCACTCCTCAAATTCCTGAGAATCTCTGTAAGTCACCGACGAAAATCCACATCGGAACTCATGGAATCTCCGGTCAATCGTTTCTCAGTCATCCTACTTTCTCATCTAAGAACACGTATCTGTATGCAGTCGTCGACAGGTCTTCTTCAGGTGTATTTTCGCCGCAAAAGGAATCTGCCAATGGCGAGGGAGAGGAATCTAACACGGAGGAGGGAGTATTAGTAGTTCGACGGCCGTTGTTGGAGAATTCCGATAAGGAATCTAGTGAGGAAGAGGGAAAAAAGTATCCAGCGAGGATCGATGCTGGTCTGAGTAATATAGCTAAGAAGATGCCGATATTTGAGCCGGAGAGATCGGAATCGTCGTCGTCATCTTCAGCCGCTGCTGCTGCAAGAGCTCAAGAGAGACCGCTTGCGGTGAATTTGGACTTGTCTCTGTACAAAGCAAAGGTTTTGGCGAGAAATTTCAGATACAAAGACGCCGAGAAGATTCTAGAGAAG TGCATAGCTTACTGGCCGGAGGATGGGAGACCGTACGTGGCATTGGGGAAGATACTAAGCAAACAATCCAAGTTAGCTGAAGCTCGAATCCTGTATGAAAAAGGGTGTCAATCTACACAAGGAGAGAATTCATACATTTGGCAG TGTTGGGCTGTCCTGGAAAACAGGTTGGGAAATGTAAGAAGAGCCAGGGAGTTGTTTGATGCAGCCACGGTGGCTGACAAGAAGCATGTAGCAGCCTGGCATGGATGGGCAAACCTGGAGATAAAACAAGGAAATATAAGTAAAGCAAGGAATCTTCTAGCCAAAGGCCTCAAGTTTTGTGGCAGAAACGAGTATATCTACCAAACACTTGCCTTGTTGGAGGCCAAAGCTGGCCGGTATGAACAGGCAAGGTACCTGTTCAAGCAGGCGACTATATGCAATTCAAGGAGTTGTGCCAGTTGGTTG GCATGGGCACAGTTGGAAATACAGCAGGAAAGATACCCAGCTGCTAGAAAGCTTTTTGAG AAAGCTGTCCAGGCAAGCCCCAAGAATAGATTTGCGTGGCACGTATGGGGGGTGTTTGAAGCTGGAGTAGGTAATGTTGAGCGTGGAAGAAAGCTCCTGAAGATAGGTCATGCGCTAAATCCTAGAGACCCTGTTCTCCTTCAGTCCCTTGGCTTACTGGAGTACAAACATTCATCTGCTAATCTTGCCCGGGCTTTACTAAGGAGAGCATCAGAGCTCGATCCTAGACATCAACCTGTTTGGATT GCTTGGGGTTGGATGGAATGGAAAGAAGGAAACACAACAACAGCTAGAGAACTTTACCAAAGAGCTCTCTCCATTGATGCAAATACCGAAAGTGCTTCTCGCTGTCTACAG GCGTGGGGAGTTCTCGAGCAGAGAGCAGGAAACTTATCAGCAGCAAGAAGATTATTCAGATCTTCATTGAACATTAACTCACAAAGCTACGTTACATGGATGACATGGGCACAACTTGAGGAAGATCAAGGAGACACCGAACGTGCTGAAGAAATCCGTAACCTCTATTTTCAACAA CGCACAGAGGTTGTTGATGATGCTTCGTGGGTCACAGGATTCTTGGATATTATTGACCCGGCTTTAGACACCGTTAAAAGGCTCTTGAACTTTGGTCAGAACAATGACAACAACAGATTAACTACTACTCTTAGAAACATGAATAGAACCAAAGATAGCCAATCCAATCAGCAACCCGAGAGCTCTGCGGGACGCGAGGACATTGAAACTGGGAGCGGGTTTAACCTCGATGTATTTTTACGCTCGAAGCTGTCGTTGGATCCTTTGAAGCTGGACGTTAATCTTGATTCTAAGAGGTTAGAGAGATTCACTAGAGGAAGAATAAATGGTGCTTGA
- the HCF107 gene encoding high chlorophyll fluorescent 107 (high chlorophyll fluorescent 107 (HCF107); FUNCTIONS IN: binding; INVOLVED IN: plastid organization, RNA processing, regulation of translation; LOCATED IN: chloroplast envelope; EXPRESSED IN: 21 plant structures; EXPRESSED DURING: 13 growth stages; CONTAINS InterPro DOMAIN/s: RNA-processing protein, HAT helix (InterPro:IPR003107), Tetratricopeptide-like helical (InterPro:IPR011990), Tetratricopeptide repeat-containing (InterPro:IPR013026), Tetratricopeptide repeat (InterPro:IPR019734); BEST Arabidopsis thaliana protein match is: pre-mRNA splicing factor-related (TAIR:AT4G03430.1).): protein MHFFFVPNSSSSSPSPANTSSFSLSFLTPQIPENLFVDRSSSGVFSPQKESANGEGEESNTEEGVLVVRRPLLENSDKESSEEEGKKYPARIDAGLSNIAKKMPIFEPERSESSSSSSAAAAARAQERPLAVNLDLSLYKAKVLARNFRYKDAEKILEKCIAYWPEDGRPYVALGKILSKQSKLAEARILYEKGCQSTQGENSYIWQCWAVLENRLGNVRRARELFDAATVADKKHVAAWHGWANLEIKQGNISKARNLLAKGLKFCGRNEYIYQTLALLEAKAGRYEQARYLFKQATICNSRSCASWLAWAQLEIQQERYPAARKLFEKAVQASPKNRFAWHVWGVFEAGVGNVERGRKLLKIGHALNPRDPVLLQSLGLLEYKHSSANLARALLRRASELDPRHQPVWIAWGWMEWKEGNTTTARELYQRALSIDANTESASRCLQAWGVLEQRAGNLSAARRLFRSSLNINSQSYVTWMTWAQLEEDQGDTERAEEIRNLYFQQRTEVVDDASWVTGFLDIIDPALDTVKRLLNFGQNNDNNRLTTTLRNMNRTKDSQSNQQPESSAGREDIETGSGFNLDVFLRSKLSLDPLKLDVNLDSKRLERFTRGRINGA, encoded by the exons ATGCACTTCTTCTTCGTGCCGaattcttcgtcttcatctccttctccgGCCAATACTTCTTCATTCTCGCTATCGTTTCTCACTCCTCAAATTCCTGAGAATCTCT TCGTCGACAGGTCTTCTTCAGGTGTATTTTCGCCGCAAAAGGAATCTGCCAATGGCGAGGGAGAGGAATCTAACACGGAGGAGGGAGTATTAGTAGTTCGACGGCCGTTGTTGGAGAATTCCGATAAGGAATCTAGTGAGGAAGAGGGAAAAAAGTATCCAGCGAGGATCGATGCTGGTCTGAGTAATATAGCTAAGAAGATGCCGATATTTGAGCCGGAGAGATCGGAATCGTCGTCGTCATCTTCAGCCGCTGCTGCTGCAAGAGCTCAAGAGAGACCGCTTGCGGTGAATTTGGACTTGTCTCTGTACAAAGCAAAGGTTTTGGCGAGAAATTTCAGATACAAAGACGCCGAGAAGATTCTAGAGAAG TGCATAGCTTACTGGCCGGAGGATGGGAGACCGTACGTGGCATTGGGGAAGATACTAAGCAAACAATCCAAGTTAGCTGAAGCTCGAATCCTGTATGAAAAAGGGTGTCAATCTACACAAGGAGAGAATTCATACATTTGGCAG TGTTGGGCTGTCCTGGAAAACAGGTTGGGAAATGTAAGAAGAGCCAGGGAGTTGTTTGATGCAGCCACGGTGGCTGACAAGAAGCATGTAGCAGCCTGGCATGGATGGGCAAACCTGGAGATAAAACAAGGAAATATAAGTAAAGCAAGGAATCTTCTAGCCAAAGGCCTCAAGTTTTGTGGCAGAAACGAGTATATCTACCAAACACTTGCCTTGTTGGAGGCCAAAGCTGGCCGGTATGAACAGGCAAGGTACCTGTTCAAGCAGGCGACTATATGCAATTCAAGGAGTTGTGCCAGTTGGTTG GCATGGGCACAGTTGGAAATACAGCAGGAAAGATACCCAGCTGCTAGAAAGCTTTTTGAG AAAGCTGTCCAGGCAAGCCCCAAGAATAGATTTGCGTGGCACGTATGGGGGGTGTTTGAAGCTGGAGTAGGTAATGTTGAGCGTGGAAGAAAGCTCCTGAAGATAGGTCATGCGCTAAATCCTAGAGACCCTGTTCTCCTTCAGTCCCTTGGCTTACTGGAGTACAAACATTCATCTGCTAATCTTGCCCGGGCTTTACTAAGGAGAGCATCAGAGCTCGATCCTAGACATCAACCTGTTTGGATT GCTTGGGGTTGGATGGAATGGAAAGAAGGAAACACAACAACAGCTAGAGAACTTTACCAAAGAGCTCTCTCCATTGATGCAAATACCGAAAGTGCTTCTCGCTGTCTACAG GCGTGGGGAGTTCTCGAGCAGAGAGCAGGAAACTTATCAGCAGCAAGAAGATTATTCAGATCTTCATTGAACATTAACTCACAAAGCTACGTTACATGGATGACATGGGCACAACTTGAGGAAGATCAAGGAGACACCGAACGTGCTGAAGAAATCCGTAACCTCTATTTTCAACAA CGCACAGAGGTTGTTGATGATGCTTCGTGGGTCACAGGATTCTTGGATATTATTGACCCGGCTTTAGACACCGTTAAAAGGCTCTTGAACTTTGGTCAGAACAATGACAACAACAGATTAACTACTACTCTTAGAAACATGAATAGAACCAAAGATAGCCAATCCAATCAGCAACCCGAGAGCTCTGCGGGACGCGAGGACATTGAAACTGGGAGCGGGTTTAACCTCGATGTATTTTTACGCTCGAAGCTGTCGTTGGATCCTTTGAAGCTGGACGTTAATCTTGATTCTAAGAGGTTAGAGAGATTCACTAGAGGAAGAATAAATGGTGCTTGA
- the HCF107 gene encoding high chlorophyll fluorescent 107 has protein sequence MHFFFVPNSSSSSPSPANTSSFSLSFLTPQIPENLFVDRSSSGVFSPQKESANGEGEESNTEEGVLVVRRPLLENSDKESSEEEGKKYPARIDAGLSNIAKKMPIFEPERSESSSSSSAAAAARAQERPLAVNLDLSLYKAKVLARNFRYKDAEKILEKCIAYWPEDGRPYVALGKILSKQSKLAEARILYEKGCQSTQGENSYIWQCWAVLENRLGNVRRARELFDAATVADKKHVAAWHGWANLEIKQGNISKARNLLAKGLKFCGRNEYIYQTLALLEAKAGRYEQARYLFKQATICNSRSCASWLAWAQLEIQQERYPAARKLFEKAVQASPKNRFAWHVWGVFEAGVGNVERGRKLLKIGHALNPRDPVLLQSLGLLEYKHSSANLARALLRRASELDPRHQPVWITLVLPSSIWLANSRVFTIVYERGNDW, from the exons ATGCACTTCTTCTTCGTGCCGaattcttcgtcttcatctccttctccgGCCAATACTTCTTCATTCTCGCTATCGTTTCTCACTCCTCAAATTCCTGAGAATCTCT TCGTCGACAGGTCTTCTTCAGGTGTATTTTCGCCGCAAAAGGAATCTGCCAATGGCGAGGGAGAGGAATCTAACACGGAGGAGGGAGTATTAGTAGTTCGACGGCCGTTGTTGGAGAATTCCGATAAGGAATCTAGTGAGGAAGAGGGAAAAAAGTATCCAGCGAGGATCGATGCTGGTCTGAGTAATATAGCTAAGAAGATGCCGATATTTGAGCCGGAGAGATCGGAATCGTCGTCGTCATCTTCAGCCGCTGCTGCTGCAAGAGCTCAAGAGAGACCGCTTGCGGTGAATTTGGACTTGTCTCTGTACAAAGCAAAGGTTTTGGCGAGAAATTTCAGATACAAAGACGCCGAGAAGATTCTAGAGAAG TGCATAGCTTACTGGCCGGAGGATGGGAGACCGTACGTGGCATTGGGGAAGATACTAAGCAAACAATCCAAGTTAGCTGAAGCTCGAATCCTGTATGAAAAAGGGTGTCAATCTACACAAGGAGAGAATTCATACATTTGGCAG TGTTGGGCTGTCCTGGAAAACAGGTTGGGAAATGTAAGAAGAGCCAGGGAGTTGTTTGATGCAGCCACGGTGGCTGACAAGAAGCATGTAGCAGCCTGGCATGGATGGGCAAACCTGGAGATAAAACAAGGAAATATAAGTAAAGCAAGGAATCTTCTAGCCAAAGGCCTCAAGTTTTGTGGCAGAAACGAGTATATCTACCAAACACTTGCCTTGTTGGAGGCCAAAGCTGGCCGGTATGAACAGGCAAGGTACCTGTTCAAGCAGGCGACTATATGCAATTCAAGGAGTTGTGCCAGTTGGTTG GCATGGGCACAGTTGGAAATACAGCAGGAAAGATACCCAGCTGCTAGAAAGCTTTTTGAG AAAGCTGTCCAGGCAAGCCCCAAGAATAGATTTGCGTGGCACGTATGGGGGGTGTTTGAAGCTGGAGTAGGTAATGTTGAGCGTGGAAGAAAGCTCCTGAAGATAGGTCATGCGCTAAATCCTAGAGACCCTGTTCTCCTTCAGTCCCTTGGCTTACTGGAGTACAAACATTCATCTGCTAATCTTGCCCGGGCTTTACTAAGGAGAGCATCAGAGCTCGATCCTAGACATCAACCTGTTTGGATT ACTTTAGTTTTACCCAGTTCTATCTGGCTAGCGAATTCAAGAGTCTTTACAATCGTGTATGAAAGGGGAAATGATTGGTGA
- the HCF107 gene encoding high chlorophyll fluorescent 107: MHFFFVPNSSSSSPSPANTSSFSLSFLTPQIPENLCKSPTKIHIGTHGISGQSFLSHPTFSSKNTYLYAVVDRSSSGVFSPQKESANGEGEESNTEEGVLVVRRPLLENSDKESSEEEGKKYPARIDAGLSNIAKKMPIFEPERSESSSSSSAAAAARAQERPLAVNLDLSLYKAKVLARNFRYKDAEKILEKCIAYWPEDGRPYVALGKILSKQSKLAEARILYEKGCQSTQGENSYIWQCWAVLENRLGNVRRARELFDAATVADKKHVAAWHGWANLEIKQGNISKARNLLAKGLKFCGRNEYIYQTLALLEAKAGRYEQARYLFKQATICNSRSCASWLAWAQLEIQQERYPAARKLFEKAVQASPKNRFAWHVWGVFEAGVGNVERGRKLLKIGHALNPRDPVLLQSLGLLEYKHSSANLARALLRRASELDPRHQPVWIVSIQDSVWLLFT; encoded by the exons ATGCACTTCTTCTTCGTGCCGaattcttcgtcttcatctccttctccgGCCAATACTTCTTCATTCTCGCTATCGTTTCTCACTCCTCAAATTCCTGAGAATCTCTGTAAGTCACCGACGAAAATCCACATCGGAACTCATGGAATCTCCGGTCAATCGTTTCTCAGTCATCCTACTTTCTCATCTAAGAACACGTATCTGTATGCAGTCGTCGACAGGTCTTCTTCAGGTGTATTTTCGCCGCAAAAGGAATCTGCCAATGGCGAGGGAGAGGAATCTAACACGGAGGAGGGAGTATTAGTAGTTCGACGGCCGTTGTTGGAGAATTCCGATAAGGAATCTAGTGAGGAAGAGGGAAAAAAGTATCCAGCGAGGATCGATGCTGGTCTGAGTAATATAGCTAAGAAGATGCCGATATTTGAGCCGGAGAGATCGGAATCGTCGTCGTCATCTTCAGCCGCTGCTGCTGCAAGAGCTCAAGAGAGACCGCTTGCGGTGAATTTGGACTTGTCTCTGTACAAAGCAAAGGTTTTGGCGAGAAATTTCAGATACAAAGACGCCGAGAAGATTCTAGAGAAG TGCATAGCTTACTGGCCGGAGGATGGGAGACCGTACGTGGCATTGGGGAAGATACTAAGCAAACAATCCAAGTTAGCTGAAGCTCGAATCCTGTATGAAAAAGGGTGTCAATCTACACAAGGAGAGAATTCATACATTTGGCAG TGTTGGGCTGTCCTGGAAAACAGGTTGGGAAATGTAAGAAGAGCCAGGGAGTTGTTTGATGCAGCCACGGTGGCTGACAAGAAGCATGTAGCAGCCTGGCATGGATGGGCAAACCTGGAGATAAAACAAGGAAATATAAGTAAAGCAAGGAATCTTCTAGCCAAAGGCCTCAAGTTTTGTGGCAGAAACGAGTATATCTACCAAACACTTGCCTTGTTGGAGGCCAAAGCTGGCCGGTATGAACAGGCAAGGTACCTGTTCAAGCAGGCGACTATATGCAATTCAAGGAGTTGTGCCAGTTGGTTG GCATGGGCACAGTTGGAAATACAGCAGGAAAGATACCCAGCTGCTAGAAAGCTTTTTGAG AAAGCTGTCCAGGCAAGCCCCAAGAATAGATTTGCGTGGCACGTATGGGGGGTGTTTGAAGCTGGAGTAGGTAATGTTGAGCGTGGAAGAAAGCTCCTGAAGATAGGTCATGCGCTAAATCCTAGAGACCCTGTTCTCCTTCAGTCCCTTGGCTTACTGGAGTACAAACATTCATCTGCTAATCTTGCCCGGGCTTTACTAAGGAGAGCATCAGAGCTCGATCCTAGACATCAACCTGTTTGGATTGTAAGTATACAAGATTCAGTTTGGTTGCTCTTTACATGA